Genomic segment of Streptomyces alboniger:
CGGTGCGGGGCGGCGCGGCAGGAGGGCGGTGCGCAGGCCGTACAGGCCCTGCGCGAAGGAGTCCGCGTCGCTCGGGCAGTACGAGGCGTCCGCCCGCGCCCCGGCCGGGAAGCCGTCCACGGCGGGGCACGACGCGTAGATCACCGGAAGCCCGCAGGCCAGGCCCTCCACGAGCGCGAGCCCGAACGCCTCCTCGGGGGAGGGGGAGGCCAGGGCGTCCATCGCGGACAGCAGCGAGGGCAGGCCCGGTACACCGTCGGCGCCGCCGCCCTCCTCGTGGGCGGCCTCCCCGGCGAAGCGCACCCGGTCGGCCAGACCCAGCCGGTGGGCCAGCCGCCTCAGCTCCTGCTCCCGCGGACCGGTACCGACCAGCAGGACAGCCACGTCCTCGGGGAGTTGGGAGGCCGCGTGCAGGAGTACGTCGAAACGCTTGCCGTCGGTCAGCCGGCCCACACCCCCGACGACGAACGCGGAATCGGGCAGCCCGAGCCGGCGCCGCGTGCGGACGCGGGCCGCCGGGTCGAACCGGAAGCGGTCCAGGTCGATGCCGTTCGGCACCACCCGGATGCGCTGACGGGGCACTCCCCAGCGGTTCAGGCGCTGTCCGACGGCGGGGGAGACGGCGACCGTCATCCGCCCGAGCCGCTCCCCGGCGAGGTACAGCGCGCGGACACCGGCCGTCAGCGGGCGGCCCTCCATCTGCGAGTCGCCCAGCGAGTGCTCCGTGGCCACCACGGCCCGCACCCCGGCCATGCGGGCCGCGATCCGCCCGTACAGGCAGGCGCGGTACAGGTGGGTGTGGACCACGTCGTACCGCCCCGCCTTGATGAGCCGGGCGAGGCGGGGCAGCGCCGCGACATCGCGGTTGCCCGACATGCCGAGGTCGGTCACCTGGGTGCCGTCGGCGACGATGCCCCGCGCCACGGTGCCCGCGTCGGTCAGCGTGACCACGTCGCAGTCGGCGGGCAAGTGGCGCAGCATCAGGCGCAGTTGCAGCTCGGCGCCGCCCACGCCGAGGCCGGTGATGATGTGCAGGACCTTCATCCGGTGACCGCCGAGGTGACCGCCGGGGCGACCGCCACGCGGTCCAGGGTGCGGTGCCGCAGCCGGTTGGTCCACAGCTTCAGCCGCAGGCGCGGGGCCGTGTCGCTCTGGCCGATGTGGACGCGGGGCAGCGCGAGGACTCCGGAGAGGGGGCCGGGGGAGATCGCGCAGGCGTAGCGGTATCCGGCGTCCCGTACGGCGGCCGTCACCCGCTCGTCGACGTGGCCGTAGGGGTAGCAGAAGCCCTGCACGTCGGTGCCGGTCAGCTCGGCCAGGGCCGCACGGCTGTCGCTGACCTCGCGGCGCAGGAGCCGGTCGTCGGCTTGGGTGAGGTCGACGTGGGTCAGGCCGTGCGAGGCGATCTCCATGCCGTACTCGGCGGCGCGGCGGATGCCGGCGGCGCCCAGGAGCGGCTTGCGGGGGCCCAGCGGGTCCCAGGCGTTGTCGCCGTCGAGGCGGCCCGGCAGGACGAAAAGGGTGGCGGAGCAGTCGTGGCTCCGCAGCAGCGGGACGGCCTCGTCGACGAAGTCGCGGTAGCCGTCGTCGAAGGTGAGCCCCACCAGGTCGCGCTCCTGGCCCCGCGCGCACGCGTCCAGGAGCTGGCGCATCGACACCCCGCGCAGGCCCCGGCGGCGCAGCCACCGCAGCTGTGCGGCGAGGCGGTCGGGGGAGACGGTGATGCGGTACGGGTCGTCGGTGGGGTCGGCGACGGAGTGGTACATCGCGATCCACGCGCGCGTGCGGGGCGGCCCGGGGCGAAGGAAGGGCTCCGCGGACGGGGAGGACGGGGAGGACGGGGAGGACGGGGTGAGGTCAACGGACATGACGGACCTTTCCTCTGACGGAGCGAAGGGCGGACGGCCAGGGCTGCGCGCCCAGGAGCAGCCCGAACAGCACGAAGGAGACGGTGACGACCGAGCAGCCGGCCAGGACGGCGAGGGCGGGCTGCCCGGTCCCTTCCGCGCACAGGCCGCCCAGGGCCGCCGCGCCGACCGCGGCGAGCGTCAGGCGGCCCAGCTGCCCGGCGACCGCCCGCGTCCTGATGGGCACGGTGCGCGGGCCGAGACCGCGCAGCAGGAGCAGCGCGGTGACGCAGATGCCGGTGGCGTTCGCGGCGGCGATGCCGTGGACGCCCCAGGTACCGACGCTCAGGAAGCCGATCCCGGCGGTCATGACGATGCCGACGGCCATCGAGAAGAGCGGGATCCAGGTGGTGCGGGCGACGGCGAAGTGGGCGCGGGCGAGCGCGCCCACCAGCGTGTGTCCCAGCAGGCCCAGCGCGTACACCCGCATGACGGACGCCGTGGTGGCGGTGTCGCCCGCGGTGAAGGCGCCGCGCTGGAAGAGCAGTTCGATGAGCGCGGGCGCGGCGGCGACGACCGCGGCCGTGCCGCACAGCACCACGCAGCCCGCGAGGACGAGGTCGCGCTCCACGCGGTCCCTGGCCCGTTCCGTCTCACCGGCGGCCAGCGCGCGGGCGACCGTGGGGAAGGTGACGGTGCACAGCATGAGGGAGAGGACCATCGGCATCTGCGCGACCTTCTGCGCGTAGTTCAGGTGCGAGATGGCTCCGGCGGGCAGTGACGAGGCCAGGAACCGCTCGATGAGGACCTGCGACTGGCGGCAGAGCGCGAACAGCAGGACCGTCCAGATGATCGCCGTCTGGAGCGTCCTGTCAGCTGCCGTGCCCTTCGCGGCCGCCGCGCCGGGCCCGCGCCGCAACTGCCGCCACAGGGAGGGCGCCTGTACGACCACCATGAGGGCGCCGCCCACCGCTACGCCCGCCGCCGCGGCCCGTACGCCCCAGGGCGCCGCGAGGACGAACAGGGCGGTGATGATGGCCGCGTTGTAGGCGACGTACACGGTCGCCGGGGCGACGAACCGCTGGTGTGCCCGCAGCGCCGCGCTGCAATAACCGGTGAGCCCGAAGGTGAAGGCGCAGGTGGCGGTCAGCCGCGTACAGTCCACCGCCCGCCGCGGATCGGGCAGCCCCGGCGCGAGCGCGGCCACCACGTACGGCGCCGCCGCCATGAGCGCGAGCGCCGCCGCGGCGAACCACAGCGACATCCGCGGCAGCGACGCGCGGACGAGGTCGCGTACGGGGTCGGTGGCGGGGTCGGCCGCGCGGCGGGCCAGGGCCAGGCTGAACGCGGGGACGAGGAAGAAGGCCAGGCCGTCCTCGATGAGCAGCGTCGCGGCCAGCTCCGGGATCGTCCAGGCGACCAGGAAGGCGTCGGTGTCGGTACCGGCGCCGAAGAAGTGCGCGAGCGCCTGGTCGCGCACGAGGCCGAGGAGCGAACCCGCCACCGACAGCGCGGCGGTGACCAGCGCGGCCTTGGCGAGGAACGAGCCGCCGGTCTTCTCGGACGGCGCTCCCGCGCGCGCTTCGGCGGGCGGCGCGGTCTCCGGGACCACCGCGGGCGGCACGGTCGTCATCGCGCACCCGCCTCTCCCGCCGGCCCGCGCGAGCCGACCGCCCACCACGCGGCGATGCCGAAGGCCACCGCCGTCAGGACGGTGGAGGGCCCGCCGATGTCCGCGTACACGAAGTCGGTCAGCTGCCAGATCAGCAGTCCGCAGGCGACCAGCGCGCAGTCCAGCTCGGGCCCCTCGCGCCCGCCCGGCCGCGCGCACCCGCGCTTCCACCGGAGCAGTCCGCACACCAGGAGCGCCGCCCAGCCCCCGGCGAGGGTGGCGAGGCCGAGCAGCCCCTGTTCGCCGAGGACGAGCAGGTACATGTTGTGCGGGGACAGCAGCGGCTGGCGGACGAAGCCGCTGCCCGCTCCGGCCGTGTCGCTGCCGGAGGACAGGGCCAGCGAGGCGTGCTTGTCGCGGTGTTCGGGGAAGCCCTTCAGGCCCACGCCGGTCACCGGCCGCTCCCGCCACATGTCCGCAGAGGCCGCCCACATCGTGTACCGGTCAGTGACCGACTGATCGGGGGTGTCCGTGACCTGCGTGATGCTGCTGAGCCGTTCCTGGAGCATCGCGGAGCCCACCCCGAGCCCCGCGACCAGCACCACGGCCGCCGCGCCCCCCGCCAGCAGGACCGTGCCCGCCCGGCGCGCCCCGGCGAGCAGCAGGACGGCGAGGCAGGCCACCGCGGTGGCGATCCACGCCCCGCGGCTGAACGACAGGGCGAGCGGCACGGCCAGCAGGGCCGCGCACCCGGCCGCCGCCGCGCGCTGTCGTGGCGCGTGCGGACGGAAGGCGAGTGCGAGGGCGCAGACGAGCCCGTACGACACGACGGTCGCCATCCCCATGACGTCCGTGGAACCGAAGGTGCCGACGGCCCGGATGTCCTCGCCCATGTACGAGGCCCCGGTGCCCGTCAGGTTCTGCTGTACGCCGATGGCGCCCTGCCACAGGGCCAGCGCCACGAACGACCAGGCGAGCAGGCGGAAGTGGCGCGCGTCGCGGACGAGGATCAGCACGGCCGCCGGTACCAGCACGAAGATCTGGAGGTAGCGCGCGGCCCCGGCGACACCGGTCGCCGCGGAGGAGGCGCCGAAGGCGGCCGCGGTGATGCCGACGACCGGCAGCCCGAGGAGGACCGCGGCGGTCCGGCTCAGCGGGCGCCGCCCGGTCCGCGCCAGGTGGACGACGCAGGCGCCGACGACCAGGGCGGAGACCGCGTCGGCGAGCGTGCCGGTCCCGGTCTCCGCGCCGGACGCCTCGCCGCCGGCCGGCATCGGCAGGGCGAGCAGCGCGATGATCAGGACGACCGGCAGGACGGGCGCGGCGCGCCGCAGTTCGCGCGGGACGGCATCGCGTGGGGTCACCGTGTCAGCTCCCCGTGCGCCGCAGCAGGCAGCCGAGGGTGCGCAGCAGGATGCAGAGGTCCTGCCAGAAGGACCAGCTGTCGATGTAGGCGTTGTCGAAGCGGCACCGGTCCTCGATGGAGGTGTCCCCGCGCAGGCCGTGGATCTGGGCGAGCCCGGTGATGCCGGTCGGCATCCGGTGCCGTCGCGCGTAGTCCGGATAGGTCTGACTGAACTGCGCGACGAAGAAGGGGCGTTCGGGGCGCGGCCCGACCAGGCTCATGTCGCCGCGCAGGACGTTCCACAGCTGCGGCAGTTCGTCCAGCGAGGTGCTGCGCAGGAAGCGGCAGAAGGCGTTCATCCGCTGCTCGTCGGCGACGGTCCACCGCGTCGCCGACTCCTGCGGGTCGGCCGGCCGGTGGGTACGGAACTTCAGCAGGGTGAACAGGCGCCCGTCCTTGCCGACGCGCTCCTGACGGAAGATCACGCCGGGTCCTTCCACGGCCCGCAGCACCAGCGCGCAGCCCGCCAGCACCGGCGCGGCCACCAGCAGCAGTACCCCGGCGACCGTGATGTCCAGCAGCCGTTTGCCCACGCTCGTCCCGCGGGGCCCGGCGACCGTCAGCGGCCGGCAGGAGAACCCGGCCACGTACCGGTGGGCCCCCTCCCGGGCCGGGCCGAGTTCGGCGTGGCGCGGGCCGGTCTCCCAGAGGTCGCAGCCGAGGCCGGTCAGCACCGGCAGCAGGCCCGCGAGCCCGGGTCCGCCGCCGGGGAGCAGCAGCACGGCCCGTACGTCGTTCTGGATCACCGCCCGATGGAGTTCGTCCTCCGTGCCGAGCACCGGCAGTTCGGGAGCGGACCCCTGGCCCTGCTGGTCGGCCTCGCTCACCAGGCCCACGGGCCGCATGCCGCAGCGGGGGCGCCGCAACAGGGCCGCCGCCACGGCCCGCGCCTCGGCGCGGGGGCCGAGCACCAGCACCGGCCGGGGTCTGCGCAGGGCGTCCGCCCGCCGCTGCCAGTGCACCAGGGCGCGCCCGCCGACGACGAGCAGACACTGGGCGGCGCCCACGGTGGCCAGGTCCGACAGCGGGATCGGGGGCACGGGGGCGGGCAGGGCGGGGGCGAGAGCGATGGTGAGGGCGAGGCCGAGCGCGATCCGCCCGCTCAGCGCGGGGACCTCGTCGAGGGTGGCGGGCAGTGCCGTGTACGCGTACAGGCGCCCTTGCGCGTTCAGGGTGAGGACGGCGGCGAGCAGGAGGGGTGCCAGGGCGGCGTACCGGCTCGGCTCGTCGAGCGCGAGCAGGGCGAGCAGTGCGGCGGCGGAGTCGACGGCCACCAGGGCGGCGACCGAGCGGCGGTGGCGGGACGGGCGCCGCGCGCGTGCCCCGGCCCGCGAACCCTTCGCTCCCCGTGGGGCGATGACGAGGTTTCCGGGCGAGGCGTGGGTGTCCTGCCGTGACGTGGTGTCCTGCCGTGTCGGACCTGACGAGGAGGCAACGGTTCGTTCCGCACTCACGTGGTGGTGCACTCCCTGTACTTGGTGGGCGCCACGCCCAGAAGCTCGCGGTACACCACGTCGATCGCGTCCGCGGCGCGCCGCGCGTCGTGGTGGTCCAGGACATGCCGCCGGCCCCGCCGGCCGAGCGCGTCGCGCAGGTCTCCGTCCCGCAGCAGGGCGACCAGGGCCCGGGCCAGCGCGGCGGGGTCCTCCGGCGGTACGAGGCCGTGGGCGCGGCCGGCCCGCGGCAGGCTCTCCCGTGCGCCGTCCACGTCGGTGACGACCACGGGCCGAGCGCAGGCCATGGCCTCCAGCGGCGCCAGGGCCATGCCCTCCCACCGGGAGGGCAGCACCACCACGTCGGCCGCCCGGTACCAGTCGGCGGCGTCGCCGGCCGCCCCGGCGAACGTCACGGACGCGTCAGCCCCTTCGCGCAGCCGGGCCGCGTCAGGGCCGTCCCCCACCAGCACCAGGCGCGCTCCCGGCACCCGCGCGGTGACCGACGCCCACGCCCTGAGCAGGACGTCCTGCCCCTTCTGCCGGCACAGCCTGCCCACGCACACCACGAGGGGGGCGCGGGCGAAGGGGCCGGGCAGCAGCCGGTCGCGGGCCTCCCGTGGGGCGCGGGGCGAGAAGTGGTCCACGTCCACTCCGTTATGGACGACCGTGTAGGAACCGGTGATGCCCGCGCGGCGGCCCCTGGCCCGTTCGGCCTCGCTGACGCAGACGATGCGGTCCGTCCAGCGGGCCGCGCGGCGCTCCCAGAGCCGGGCCAGCAGCGCGGTGCTCCCGCCGACCGCTTCGAAGGACCAGGCGTGCGGCTGGAAGACGGTCGGGATCCGCCCGCGCAAGGCGATCCGCGCGGCGAGCCCGGCCTTGGCGCTGTGGGCGTGGACGAGGGTGGGCCCGACGGCGTCGACGACGCGGCGCAGCTCCGCCACCTCGACGCGCAGCCGGGGGCCGGGGGAGCGTGACGCCGCCCAGGGATGCCCGCGCACCCCGCCATCGGCGGCGGCCAGCGCCCGTGGCAGAGGCCCTTCGCCCGGACAGGCCACGTGGACGTCCATCCCCGCTGCCGCCTGGGCGACGGCCAGATCGGTGACGACCCGCGCCACGCCTCCGTCCACGGGCTGGCTGACGTGCAGGATCCGTGGCATGACGGCGTTGGCCTTCCGACGTGTGAAGAGCTCTGACCACAGCGGAGATGAGAGGTTCGCATCATTTACGCGAATCTGGCGCGTATGACTGAAATGCCCTAAATAGAAGGGCAACTGTAGCGGCTGCGAGAGGCCGATCCGTCAACCTGCGTACGTGTGTCGGATCGGTGAAGGGCATGGTGAATCGGCGATCGCGCGCGTGGGGGCCCGCCGCACATCACTCGTCTGGGCGCACAACTCGGCGTCCGGCTCGGCAGTTGATCCCTGTATACGGGCACCCGGCCCGTACGTCGCACCCTTACCAAGGAGCAGCACTCCATGTCGCGTACCACCAAGGCTCTCGCCCTGTCCGCCGTTGCCGCCGCCGCCGTGGCCGGAAGCGCGGGTGTCGCTGCCGCCGACGCCGGCGCGCAGGGCGCCGCCACCAACTCCCCCGGTGTGATCTCGGGCAACGCCCTCCAGGTGCCGGTCCACATCCCCGTGAACGTCTGCGGCAACTCCATCAACGTCATCGGTCTGCTGAACCCGGCGTTCGGCAACACGTGCGTCAACGACTGACGCGTCGTCTGACCTGACGGCCGTCCCCGCAAAAGCGGGGGCGGCCGTTTCGCGTGTGTTCCTCATTCACGTGGGTTCGGGGAAGTTTGCGGGCCAGGGGTTTCCGTACCGGCCTTGTCTCGTTAGTCCCGGTGAAGTGAGACGACAGGCATAACGATGCCTGAACGGTGCTCCCATAGGCGACACGAGTTGCCAAAGAAAGGAACATGATGAAGGCCCTGAAGGCTGCCGCTGTCCTTGCCGGTTCGATCGCCATCGCCGGTTCCGCCGCGCCCGCGTTCGCCGGCGGCCTGACGCCCACCAGCCTGAACGGCGGACTTGAGACCCTTGCCGGCCAGTCCCTGCTCGACACCAAGCCGGTGAGCACGAACATGCTCGACACCGAGAACAAGAACTCGGTCCTCAACACCGCCACGGACACCGTGGAGGGCCTGAACTCCGGTGGCGGTCCGGCGAAGACGCTCGGCGGACTCCCCCTCGCCACCCAGTAACTCCCGCTCCCTCCCCCCTTTCCGCTGCGGTGTATCGACCCGAGCGGAAAAGGGAACACACGACGACGCAAGGGCCGGCCCCCTCTCCCACGGGCCGGCCCTTTCGCGTGCCCGCGCGTCATCGGATTTCGTCGAATGACCCCATCGTGTGATGGAGGCCCCGCGATCGGCCAATTGGGTGACAGCTGAGGGAAATAAGAACCACGGCGTCTATACGGTTCCCCTCATGACCTCAACATCCAGCGAACAGCGCCCCTTCCAAGCAACTGACCTCGGAACCCTGGCTGTTCTTCCCTGGAGCGGCGAACACCCCGACGAGGAGGCGGACATGCCCTTCCTCCTCGCCTACTCCCTGGGCGACACGGAGGGCGGGCCCGAGGCCACGGCCGAGGCCATGCGCGTCCTGCTCCACGACGCGGGGCTGCCCGTCGGCGGACCCGTCGTCGACGGCGCGCGCCACCCGTCCCTGCCCGTCACTCTCCTCGTCGAGGTCGACCAGGCGGTCGTCACCATGCCGCATCTGCACGCGCAGTGCGTGGTGCCGCCGGAGTGGCTCGCCGCGGTGAAGCAGCGCGGCCACGCCTACTTCATGGTCACCACGCGCGCGTGGCCGGACGCCAAGCCGGGTGAGCCCGTCGACGAGAAGCGCCTCAGCGAGTTCGCGGGCGACGAGGAGACCTTGCTCAACGCCGCCCACTGCCTGCTGCCCGCGCGAAGCCTGCGCTGATGAGCACGACCGGACTGCCGGCCCGGGTGCCGCGGCAAGCCGTCGGCGGGCCCGGCGCGGCCGGCAGGACACCCTCGGACGGCCCCCACCGGACCGAGGGGAGCCGGTCGTTCGGCCTGCTCCTCGTCGCCACCGGCGCGGCGGGCCTGCTGGCGGCCTGGGTCATCACACTCGACAAGTTCAAGCTCCTCCAGGACCCGCACTTCACCCCGGGATGCAGCCTCAACCCGGTGGTGGCCTGCGGCAACATCATGA
This window contains:
- a CDS encoding polysaccharide deacetylase family protein, whose amino-acid sequence is MYHSVADPTDDPYRITVSPDRLAAQLRWLRRRGLRGVSMRQLLDACARGQERDLVGLTFDDGYRDFVDEAVPLLRSHDCSATLFVLPGRLDGDNAWDPLGPRKPLLGAAGIRRAAEYGMEIASHGLTHVDLTQADDRLLRREVSDSRAALAELTGTDVQGFCYPYGHVDERVTAAVRDAGYRYACAISPGPLSGVLALPRVHIGQSDTAPRLRLKLWTNRLRHRTLDRVAVAPAVTSAVTG
- a CDS encoding glycosyltransferase yields the protein MPRILHVSQPVDGGVARVVTDLAVAQAAAGMDVHVACPGEGPLPRALAAADGGVRGHPWAASRSPGPRLRVEVAELRRVVDAVGPTLVHAHSAKAGLAARIALRGRIPTVFQPHAWSFEAVGGSTALLARLWERRAARWTDRIVCVSEAERARGRRAGITGSYTVVHNGVDVDHFSPRAPREARDRLLPGPFARAPLVVCVGRLCRQKGQDVLLRAWASVTARVPGARLVLVGDGPDAARLREGADASVTFAGAAGDAADWYRAADVVVLPSRWEGMALAPLEAMACARPVVVTDVDGARESLPRAGRAHGLVPPEDPAALARALVALLRDGDLRDALGRRGRRHVLDHHDARRAADAIDVVYRELLGVAPTKYRECTTT
- a CDS encoding O-antigen ligase family protein; translated protein: MTPRDAVPRELRRAAPVLPVVLIIALLALPMPAGGEASGAETGTGTLADAVSALVVGACVVHLARTGRRPLSRTAAVLLGLPVVGITAAAFGASSAATGVAGAARYLQIFVLVPAAVLILVRDARHFRLLAWSFVALALWQGAIGVQQNLTGTGASYMGEDIRAVGTFGSTDVMGMATVVSYGLVCALALAFRPHAPRQRAAAAGCAALLAVPLALSFSRGAWIATAVACLAVLLLAGARRAGTVLLAGGAAAVVLVAGLGVGSAMLQERLSSITQVTDTPDQSVTDRYTMWAASADMWRERPVTGVGLKGFPEHRDKHASLALSSGSDTAGAGSGFVRQPLLSPHNMYLLVLGEQGLLGLATLAGGWAALLVCGLLRWKRGCARPGGREGPELDCALVACGLLIWQLTDFVYADIGGPSTVLTAVAFGIAAWWAVGSRGPAGEAGAR
- a CDS encoding glycosyltransferase, with the protein product MKVLHIITGLGVGGAELQLRLMLRHLPADCDVVTLTDAGTVARGIVADGTQVTDLGMSGNRDVAALPRLARLIKAGRYDVVHTHLYRACLYGRIAARMAGVRAVVATEHSLGDSQMEGRPLTAGVRALYLAGERLGRMTVAVSPAVGQRLNRWGVPRQRIRVVPNGIDLDRFRFDPAARVRTRRRLGLPDSAFVVGGVGRLTDGKRFDVLLHAASQLPEDVAVLLVGTGPREQELRRLAHRLGLADRVRFAGEAAHEEGGGADGVPGLPSLLSAMDALASPSPEEAFGLALVEGLACGLPVIYASCPAVDGFPAGARADASYCPSDADSFAQGLYGLRTALLPRRPAPAAVRHYCITRSAERLMRVYASVVPGPTPEVNPR
- a CDS encoding exopolysaccharide biosynthesis polyprenyl glycosylphosphotransferase, with the translated sequence MSAERTVASSSGPTRQDTTSRQDTHASPGNLVIAPRGAKGSRAGARARRPSRHRRSVAALVAVDSAAALLALLALDEPSRYAALAPLLLAAVLTLNAQGRLYAYTALPATLDEVPALSGRIALGLALTIALAPALPAPVPPIPLSDLATVGAAQCLLVVGGRALVHWQRRADALRRPRPVLVLGPRAEARAVAAALLRRPRCGMRPVGLVSEADQQGQGSAPELPVLGTEDELHRAVIQNDVRAVLLLPGGGPGLAGLLPVLTGLGCDLWETGPRHAELGPAREGAHRYVAGFSCRPLTVAGPRGTSVGKRLLDITVAGVLLLVAAPVLAGCALVLRAVEGPGVIFRQERVGKDGRLFTLLKFRTHRPADPQESATRWTVADEQRMNAFCRFLRSTSLDELPQLWNVLRGDMSLVGPRPERPFFVAQFSQTYPDYARRHRMPTGITGLAQIHGLRGDTSIEDRCRFDNAYIDSWSFWQDLCILLRTLGCLLRRTGS
- a CDS encoding chaplin — protein: MSRTTKALALSAVAAAAVAGSAGVAAADAGAQGAATNSPGVISGNALQVPVHIPVNVCGNSINVIGLLNPAFGNTCVND
- a CDS encoding lipid II flippase MurJ, with the protein product MTTVPPAVVPETAPPAEARAGAPSEKTGGSFLAKAALVTAALSVAGSLLGLVRDQALAHFFGAGTDTDAFLVAWTIPELAATLLIEDGLAFFLVPAFSLALARRAADPATDPVRDLVRASLPRMSLWFAAAALALMAAAPYVVAALAPGLPDPRRAVDCTRLTATCAFTFGLTGYCSAALRAHQRFVAPATVYVAYNAAIITALFVLAAPWGVRAAAAGVAVGGALMVVVQAPSLWRQLRRGPGAAAAKGTAADRTLQTAIIWTVLLFALCRQSQVLIERFLASSLPAGAISHLNYAQKVAQMPMVLSLMLCTVTFPTVARALAAGETERARDRVERDLVLAGCVVLCGTAAVVAAAPALIELLFQRGAFTAGDTATTASVMRVYALGLLGHTLVGALARAHFAVARTTWIPLFSMAVGIVMTAGIGFLSVGTWGVHGIAAANATGICVTALLLLRGLGPRTVPIRTRAVAGQLGRLTLAAVGAAALGGLCAEGTGQPALAVLAGCSVVTVSFVLFGLLLGAQPWPSALRSVRGKVRHVR
- a CDS encoding DUF5949 family protein, which gives rise to MTSTSSEQRPFQATDLGTLAVLPWSGEHPDEEADMPFLLAYSLGDTEGGPEATAEAMRVLLHDAGLPVGGPVVDGARHPSLPVTLLVEVDQAVVTMPHLHAQCVVPPEWLAAVKQRGHAYFMVTTRAWPDAKPGEPVDEKRLSEFAGDEETLLNAAHCLLPARSLR